CCGCTGCGTGAGGGGCTGATCGTGCGCCTGGAGCGGGAGGGGCGCGTCGGCTACGGCGAGATCGCCCCGCTGGAGGACTTCGGGACGGAGACGCTGGTGCAGGCGGTGGAATTTCTCGACGCCCGCGCCGAAGACGACTCGCTGGAGCCGCCGCCGGAGCTGGTTTGCACGCGTTTCGCGCTGGATTGTGCCGCCGGGGCGCTGGAGACGGCCCCCGCCCGCCCGCTGCATGTGGCCGGGCTGCTGCCTGCCGGGATCACGGCCTATGCGGCGCTTCAGGTGCTTCTGGACAAGGGGTTTACGACTTTTAAATGGAAAATCGGGGTCGAGCCGATAGAGGTCGAGCGCGCGCTGTGCGCGGAGCTTTTCAAGCTGCTGCACGGGCACGGTATTCTGCGGCTCGACGCCAACGCCGGGCTGAGCCGGGAGGAAACGGAGGCTTGGATGGCCTTTTTGGAGGACTACCCGGTGGAGTACCTGGAGCAGCCGTTGCCGCCGGGGGAGGAGGCGTTTATGGCGGCGCTGGCCGGGCGCTACTCGGTGCCGGTGGCGCTGGACGAGTCGCTCTGCGGGCCTGGGGCGCTGGAGCGCTGGAGCGGGCTTTTCCCGCAGGGGCCTTTTATTGTGAAGCCCGCGCTCATCGGGCGGGTGGAGGATTACCGGGCCTGGCGGGCGTTCCACCCCGGCGTGCGCGTGATCTACTCCTCGGTTTTTGAAACGGCTATCGGGATCGAAAACGCCCTCCGTCTGGCCGCGCTGGACGAGCACTGCGCCGAGGCGGCGGGATTCGGGACGCTGGAGTCTTTCCCCCACGAGGACCAACTCGGCTGGCACACCTACGGCCCGTCGCTGACCGCCGGGACGCTTGACGCCGCCGCCTGCGAGGAGCTATGGAAGCGTCTGTAACGGCCATTCGCGCCCGGTTGGAGCAGCCTTGGCTGCCCGCGCCCCTACAGGAGCGGGTGGTGGCGTGTTTTGAAAAACGTCTGGCCGAGTTGAACGCCCGGCAGGCGGAAGTCCCCGCCGCCTCCGTCCTGCTGGCCGAGAGTGACCCCGCCGCCTTGCTCGGGGGGCTGCTGGCGGCGGTGGCGGCGCACGCGCCGGTTTTTCTGGCCAACCCCGACTGGCGCGAAAACGAATGGGCTCAAGTCGCCGCCCAGCTCGAACCGACCCTGACCTGGGGCCGGGTTTCGTGGCCGGAGCGGATGGGGGTGACCTTGCCGCCGATGGAGCCTTTTCGCGGGCACCTGATGATCCCGACCGGCGGGACCGGCGGGCGGGTGCGCTTCGCCGCCCACACCTGGGAAACGCTCGGGGCCGCCGTGGCGGGGTACGGGGAGTTTTTCCAGGCGGAGCCGGTCAATGCCTGGTGCGTGCTGCCGCTGTGGCATGTCAGCGGGCTGATGCAGGCGCTGCGGACCTTGATGAGCGGGGGGCGGCTGGTGCTGGGCGATTACCGGGACCTGGCCGAACCGGAAACAGGCGCGTCGTTGCCGGGGCGGGGGGATTTCCACCTCTCGCTCGTGCCGACTCAGCTCGGGCGCATCCTCGCGCTGCCGGGTGGGGCGGACTGGCTGCGCGGCTTCGGGCTGCTCCTGATCGGCGGGGCCGGAATGCCGCCGGATTTGCGGGAAAAAGCGATCCGGGCCGGGCTCGGGCTGGCGTGCAGCTACGGGATGACGGAAACCGCCGCCGTGGTCGCCGCTCAGCGACCCGGGGCGTTTCTCGCGGGTGAAGCCTTGGCGGGCGAAGTTTTTCCCCATGTACGTGTCACCGTCGAGGCCGGGGAGATCGCCATCCGGGCGAAGTCGCTTTTCCGGGGCTACTACCCGGAGCCACCGGCGGCGCGGGAGGAGTTTCGTCCGGGCGACGAGGGGGCGCTGGACGAGAAGGGCCGTCTGCGGGTCATCGGCAGGCGTGATCGGCTGATTATCACCGGGGGCGAAAAAGTCGATCCGCGTGAAGTCGAGGCGGCGATCCGGGCCGTGTCCCCGTCGGCGGAGGCACTGGTGGTGGGCGAGCCGGACCCGGACTGGGGGCAGCGGGTGACGGCGCTCGTTGCGGGAATCCCGGATGGGGAGCTAGCGGCGCTGCAAGTGGCGCTCCGGGAGCGACTTCAGGCCGCCAGTGTACCCAAGCGCTGGTTGGCGGTGGCGGAGCTTCCGCTCAAGCCCAATGGAAAGCCGGACCACGGACGGCTGGCTCAGGCCTTGGGCATGGGCGGCAAGTAAATGAAGAACTTCCAGATCAGGAAGAGACCGAGCAGGGTCATGATCGTGCCCATGACCTTGAGGAAGACGACGTTACCGGTCGTGATTTCCAGATCGCGCACATTGAACAGGTTGCTGGCGATGGCGGTGCATTTTTCGCGGGAGAGCGCCAGCATATAGATGCCACCTACGAGCAGTAGCGTGACACATCCTGTTTTCAGGATGAATTTGATCAATGTAATGTTAAGCATGGCGATAGATACAGGGGAGATACCTCAGGTCAGAACGTCCTTAAGGCCGGAGGAGTCAAGGAAAAACAAAGTTGGCATAAGTTCCCTGTGCCTTCATTTATGTGAGAAATAAACATGCGTTTGCCCCCAAAACCGGTCACTTATTCATTCCCGCACAAGGCGGGGCGGATTGTGTGGGCCGTGGTCTGGTCATTGTTTTATCGACCGACTCCGAGGAATCTTTACCCCTGGCGGCGACTGCTGCTGCGGTGTTTCGGGGCAAACATCGCTCCCGGTGCCAAGCCCGCCTCCGGTGCCCGTATCTGGGCTCCCTGGGCACTGACGATGGAGGAAGGCAGCACGCTGGGCGACTACGTGGACTGCTACACGCAGGCTCCGATTGTCCTGCGGGCGCATTGCACGGTCAGCCAATACTGCTTCCTGTGCGCGGGCACGCACGACACCCGGCGGCTCGACCTGCCGCACCTGGCCGCCCCCATCGAGATCGGGGCGTACGCCTGGGTGACGGCGGACGCCTTTATCGGGCCGGGCGTTACGGTCGGCGAGGGGGCCGTGGTCGGCGTGCGTTCGACCGTCCTTGACGATGTTGAGCCGTGGACGGTGGTCGCTGGCACCCCGGCTAAATTCATGAAAAAGCGCGAACTGGACGACACCGCAGCATCCGCCTCCCCGCCGGGGGCCTGAGCGCGTGCCGGACCGGCTTGAGCCGAGGGGGCCTTGCCGACGGCGGTTGGATCGTCGCGGGTTAGCCGTGATCGGTTGGCTGTCGCTGATTGGCCGACGCGGGCTGGCGGTCGCAGGTTTTGGGTAAAAAATTCGCTCGCCCGTCCGCCTGGTCCGCAAGAGAGTGGGGAGCGTGTAAACAAACCCCGGCCCACGCGGTTCGTCGCCAAGGCGGCTCGCACCGGCACTTTCCCGCCCCGAACAGTTATTTTTTCCCATGAGCGTATCCGTTATCATTCCCGCCCGCCTGGGCTCGACCCGTCTGCCCCGCAAGGCCCTGATCGACATCGGCGGCAAGCCGATGCTCCAGCACGTCTGGGAGCAGGCCTCAAAAATGCGCAAAGCCGACCGGGTGGCCATCGCCACCGACTCGGAGGAGATCCTTGAGCGGGCCGAGGCCTGGGGCGCGACGGTTTTCATGACCAGCCCCGATTGCCAGAGCGGCACCGAGCGGTTGGCCTCGCTCCTGTCCAAGCTCGACAGCGAGTTTTTTCTCAACGTGCAGGGAGACGAACCCTTTATCCAGCCCGACCTGCTCGACAGCCTGGTGCAGGTCTGGGAAAACACCCGCTGCGACCTGGTGACGGCGGTTTACCGCATCCGCACGCACCGCGAAGTCCTCGACCCGAACCTGGTCAAGGTCGTCCGCCGCAACGACGGGGAGGCCATGTACTTCTCCCGCAGCCCGGTGCCGCATGTGCGCGGGGTGGCACAGGAGCAGTGGCCCACGGAGCACACCTTCTGGGCGCACATCGGCGTCTATGGCTACACCCGTGAGACGCTCGCCCGCTATACGGAACTCGCCCCCGGCCAGCTCGAACAGTGCGAAAAGCTGGAGCAACTCCGCTTCCTGGAGCACGGCATGAGCATCCAGGCCGTCGAAACCGCCTACGAACCGCTTGGTATCGACACCCCCGAAGACCTCGAACTGGCCCGCAGCCAGCTCCACCGGCTGGAGTGATGGTGGAGGGGCAGGATTTATTTTGACTCGTCTTTGTCCGTCTGCCGAGGGACTTCCCTGATTACCCGGAAATTTGGATAATGCTCCTCCACATAGACTTGAACCAGAGGGTTGATTTTTTCCGGTGTATCGCTGGAGAAGTCGGCCCACGGAAAAATGACGTGACAGTGGTCCTGGAGGATTACGTCGTCGTCTTTTCCGCTGAGGATTGCCTCGAAAGTATAACTATATAGGTAGGTTTTTCCCTCTTTTACCTCTCGTATTTTCAAGGTCGTTGGTTGGGTTATCCCTCCGGCATAATACATCAGTTGGAGCAGCGTCGTGCCTTTTTGAACCTGATAGGTGCCGGGAGCTTTTACATTCCCATGGCAGTATACGGTGATCATGTCCTGGGGGATTCCTGTGGATCTGGCCTGACTGTTTGCGACAGTCAAGAGAAGCCCGGACAGGATTAACAGGGACGAAATGATGGGACGAAACGGCATGAGCTTTGCGACAGTCATCGCAATCGGTGGTTCCGGGTATCGATATTACCCCCCAAACAATCACAGGGAGCTCGACGAAATTTCCCAAATAGATGTCCAGTTTGGCCACGCACCGCGGGTCCGGGCTGCGCAAGCCCGGAAAAGCCTACCCGCGCAGGGTGCCCTTGGCCAACTCGTCCTTGAAGCTGGCGTAGGTCTGGGCGATGCCCTCGCGCAGGGAGATTTTCGGCTCCCAGCCGGTGGCGCGGATGGTGGAGCTGTCCATGAGCTTGCGCGGGGTGCCGTCGGGGCGGGTGGTGTCCCACTTGAGTTCGCCCTGGAAGCCGGTCACGTCCTTGATGATTTCGGCCACCTCCTTGATGCTGACATCGGAGCCGTAGCCGATGTTGACCCAGTCCGGCGGGTTGTCGAGGCCGAGCAGGTGGAGGGTGCCGGCGGCCAGGTCGTCCACGTGCAGGAACTCCCGCAGCGGGCTGCCCGTGCCCCAGAGGGTGACGGCGGGCGCGCCGCTCTCGGTCGCCTCGTGGAAGCGCCGCAGCAGGGCGGGCAGGACGTGGGAATTTTCCGGGTGGTAATTGTCGCCGGGGCCGTAGAGGTTGGTCGGCATGCCGGAGTGAAAAAGGACGCCGTACTGCTTGCGGTAGTATTGGCAGAGCTTGAGCCCGGCGATTTTGGCGATGGCGTAGGGCTCGTTGGTCGGCTCCAGGGGGCCGGTCAGGAGGGACTCCTCGGTCAGCGGCTGGGCCGCGTCGCGCGGGTAAATGCACGAGCTGCCCAGAAAGAGCAGGCGCTTGACCCCGTTTTTCCAAGCCGAGTGGATGAGGTTGTGGGCGCTGGCCAGGTTCTCGTGGATGAACTCGGCCGGGTAGGTGTTGTTGGCGTGGATGCCGCCGACACGGGCCGCCGCCACGATGAGCACCTCGGGCTTTTCAGAGGCCAGGGTCGCCTCGACCGCCGCGGCGTCGCAAAGGTCAAGTTCGGCGTGTGTGCGCAGGACGAAGTTCTCGTGCCCCTGCGCCAGCAGGGCCCGGTGAATCGCGCTGCCAACCATCCCGCGATGGCCGGAGAGAAAGATCTTGGTCGAGGAGTTCATGGGAGTCTGAGCCGGCAACGTTGTTGGAGAATTCTCGATTAGGCAACCTCAAGTGAACGTTGCCGGGGCTGCTGGTGGCCGTTCCGGGGCTGGCTGCCTTTTGGTTTGCAGAAATGCCTCCGGTATGCGATGCCTTGCGCTTTACTGCCTAAATCTATTTTCCATGAAGAAAGCTCTCATCACGGGTATTACCGGCCAGGATGGTTCCTATCTGGCGGAACTGCTGTTGCAAAAAGGGTACGAGGTACACGGCATCATTCGCCGGGGCTCGACCTTTAACACGAGCCGGATCGACCACCTGTACAAGGATCCGCACGTCAATGACGTGAACCTGTTCCTGCACTATGGCGACCTGGCCGACTCGGTCCAGATGGTGAAGCTGCTCTACGAGTTGA
The window above is part of the Ruficoccus amylovorans genome. Proteins encoded here:
- a CDS encoding AMP-binding protein, with the protein product MEASVTAIRARLEQPWLPAPLQERVVACFEKRLAELNARQAEVPAASVLLAESDPAALLGGLLAAVAAHAPVFLANPDWRENEWAQVAAQLEPTLTWGRVSWPERMGVTLPPMEPFRGHLMIPTGGTGGRVRFAAHTWETLGAAVAGYGEFFQAEPVNAWCVLPLWHVSGLMQALRTLMSGGRLVLGDYRDLAEPETGASLPGRGDFHLSLVPTQLGRILALPGGADWLRGFGLLLIGGAGMPPDLREKAIRAGLGLACSYGMTETAAVVAAQRPGAFLAGEALAGEVFPHVRVTVEAGEIAIRAKSLFRGYYPEPPAAREEFRPGDEGALDEKGRLRVIGRRDRLIITGGEKVDPREVEAAIRAVSPSAEALVVGEPDPDWGQRVTALVAGIPDGELAALQVALRERLQAASVPKRWLAVAELPLKPNGKPDHGRLAQALGMGGK
- the kdsB gene encoding 3-deoxy-manno-octulosonate cytidylyltransferase, translated to MSVSVIIPARLGSTRLPRKALIDIGGKPMLQHVWEQASKMRKADRVAIATDSEEILERAEAWGATVFMTSPDCQSGTERLASLLSKLDSEFFLNVQGDEPFIQPDLLDSLVQVWENTRCDLVTAVYRIRTHREVLDPNLVKVVRRNDGEAMYFSRSPVPHVRGVAQEQWPTEHTFWAHIGVYGYTRETLARYTELAPGQLEQCEKLEQLRFLEHGMSIQAVETAYEPLGIDTPEDLELARSQLHRLE
- a CDS encoding SLBB domain-containing protein → MITVYCHGNVKAPGTYQVQKGTTLLQLMYYAGGITQPTTLKIREVKEGKTYLYSYTFEAILSGKDDDVILQDHCHVIFPWADFSSDTPEKINPLVQVYVEEHYPNFRVIREVPRQTDKDESK
- the menC gene encoding o-succinylbenzoate synthase, encoding MERLAWKPYCRPFRTPLQTAHGDWPLREGLIVRLEREGRVGYGEIAPLEDFGTETLVQAVEFLDARAEDDSLEPPPELVCTRFALDCAAGALETAPARPLHVAGLLPAGITAYAALQVLLDKGFTTFKWKIGVEPIEVERALCAELFKLLHGHGILRLDANAGLSREETEAWMAFLEDYPVEYLEQPLPPGEEAFMAALAGRYSVPVALDESLCGPGALERWSGLFPQGPFIVKPALIGRVEDYRAWRAFHPGVRVIYSSVFETAIGIENALRLAALDEHCAEAAGFGTLESFPHEDQLGWHTYGPSLTAGTLDAAACEELWKRL
- a CDS encoding putative colanic acid biosynthesis acetyltransferase codes for the protein MRLPPKPVTYSFPHKAGRIVWAVVWSLFYRPTPRNLYPWRRLLLRCFGANIAPGAKPASGARIWAPWALTMEEGSTLGDYVDCYTQAPIVLRAHCTVSQYCFLCAGTHDTRRLDLPHLAAPIEIGAYAWVTADAFIGPGVTVGEGAVVGVRSTVLDDVEPWTVVAGTPAKFMKKRELDDTAASASPPGA
- a CDS encoding GDP-L-fucose synthase family protein, with the protein product MNSSTKIFLSGHRGMVGSAIHRALLAQGHENFVLRTHAELDLCDAAAVEATLASEKPEVLIVAAARVGGIHANNTYPAEFIHENLASAHNLIHSAWKNGVKRLLFLGSSCIYPRDAAQPLTEESLLTGPLEPTNEPYAIAKIAGLKLCQYYRKQYGVLFHSGMPTNLYGPGDNYHPENSHVLPALLRRFHEATESGAPAVTLWGTGSPLREFLHVDDLAAGTLHLLGLDNPPDWVNIGYGSDVSIKEVAEIIKDVTGFQGELKWDTTRPDGTPRKLMDSSTIRATGWEPKISLREGIAQTYASFKDELAKGTLRG